The proteins below come from a single Lodderomyces elongisporus chromosome 3, complete sequence genomic window:
- the GNP1_2 gene encoding amino acid transporter → MSDKSASFVVDDFSREKKDPTRFSITSESLSSPGSPEPTTTWAKFCDGFKRAPPASVAGGDRKKVMSVTELRLMATSTGLGTGLLVAAGGRLRAAGPAGMLIAYAITGLAMLVPMMNSLAELSITYPGLPGGFQSYYSKFIDESLGFALGWQYAIQWVCIISLELVVASMTIKYWTTTINPCVWVTIILLFVVLINIFNAKVYSVAESTMNSIKVMMLCGFVIFGICINAGAGSQGYIGAKYFHEPGAFTTFKGLASVFVTSSFSLGGSEFISVSAAETKHPKLALRSATKFVYWKVIVLFLGSLTIVGLLVPYNSDRLLGGESPSHASPYVLAAAIHGVKVIPHIINAVILISVTSVATAAMYSSSRLIQSMSEQGLGPKWLLYVDKEGRPLTAWLVTVISSFFAYIAAYDKEDVVFTWLLSISGISFVLCWMFICICHIRFRQALKFNNIPLSSLEYVSTTGVWGSYIGAIINFLILIAQFWTSLFPSDKPDANSFFENYLGAPVFIFVYCAHKLWTRNWKMWKPIDEIDVNQDRVIKDYDLVLQEAEDDKARFRNAPIWKKILIVLFD, encoded by the coding sequence ATGTCAGATAAATCTGCTCTGTTTGTAGTCGATGACTTTAgcagagagaaaaaagatcCTACCCGCTTCTCCATTACTTCAGAATCACTAAGTAGTCCCGGGTCTCCAGAACCAACTACAACATGGGCCAAGTTTTGTGATGGTTTTAAGCGTGCACCACCCGCCTCTGTTGCAGGTGGCGATCGTAAAAAAGTCATGTCGGTAACGGAATTACGTTTGATGGCTACTTCGACAGGATTGGGCACTGGTTTGCTCGTGGCTGCTGGCGGTAGGTTGCGTGCTGCAGGACCTGCAGGTATGCTTATTGCCTATGCAATAACTGGTTTAGCAATGCTTGTACCCATGATGAACTCCTTGGCTGAATTGAGTATAACATATCCAGGCTTGCCCGGTGGGTTCCAATCTTATTACTCCAAGTTTATTGATGAGAGTTTGGGTTTTGCATTGGGCTGGCAATACGCTATTCAATGGGTGTGTATTATAAGTTTGGAGTTGGTTGTTGCTTCAATGACAATCAAATACTGGACAACAACCATTAACCCATGTGTATGGGTAACTATaatcttgttgtttgttgtattGATCAATATTTTCAATGCAAAAGTGTACTCGGTTGCCGAATCAACAATGAACTCGATCAAAGTAATGATGCTTTGTggatttgttatttttggtATCTGTATCAATGCTGGTGCTGGATCCCAAGGCTATATTGGTGCAAAGTATTTCCATGAGCCCGGTGCATTTACGACATTTAAAGGGTTGGCCTCAGTGTTTGTTACtagttctttttcattagGTGGCTCTGAGTTTATCAGTGTTTCTGCAGCTGAGACTAAGCATCCCAAGTTGGCGTTGAGGTCAGCAACCAAGTTTGTTTATTGGAAAgttattgtattgtttctTGGCTCTTTAACCATAGTGGGACTCTTGGTGCCATACAATTCAGATAGGTTACTTGGAGGTGAGTCTCCATCGCACGCTTCACCTTATGTATTGGCAGCAGCAATACATGGTGTCAAAGTTATTCCACACATTATCAATGCCGTTATCTTAATTTCGGTTACATCGGTGGCTACAGCTGCCATGTATAGTTCATCGCGTTTGATTCAATCAATGTCAGAACAAGGTTTGGGACCCAAGTGGTTGTTGTATGTGGATAAGGAAGGTAGACCATTAACTGCATGGTTGGTGACGGTTATTTCGTCGTTTTTTGCCTATATTGCTGCTTATGACAAGGAGGATGTAGTGTTTACATGGCTATTATCCATCTCCGGTATTtcatttgttctttgttggATGTTTATTTGCATTTGTCATATTAGATTTAGACAAGCATTAAAGTTTAACAATATTCCACTCAGTTCCTTGGAGTATGTTTCCACTACTGGTGTTTGGGGTTCCTATATTGGTGCCATAATCAACtttcttattcttattgCCCAATTCTGGACTAGTTTGTTCCCCAGTGATAAGCCAGATGccaattcattttttgaGAATTATCTTGGAGCACCTGTATTTATCTTTGTTTATTGTGCGCATAAACTTTGGACTAGGAATTGGAAAATGTGGAAACCTATTGATGAGATTGATGTCAACCAAGATAGGGTAATTAAGGATTACGATTTAGTGCTTCAGGAAGCAGAAGACGATAAGGCGAGGTTTAGAAATGCGccaatttggaaaaagatATTGATTGTCCTTTTTGATTGA